Proteins from one Cryptomeria japonica chromosome 4, Sugi_1.0, whole genome shotgun sequence genomic window:
- the LOC131855832 gene encoding pentatricopeptide repeat-containing protein At3g12770-like gives MNSPGVAGEDSPVFVDCTGSTELQVISSTYFRLLRTCVLKNSLSQGRKNHSFISRRRFAFAICTTFHNNLINMYTKCGALVDARKVFDHMKIRNTVSWNTIIAAYQRHEHPHDAVQLFHQMQRNGLPPDQFTFASVLPACAKMGALEMGVDIHQSIKDSGISSDVVLATALVDMYAKCGSIDRAREVFDKMPDRNVVSWNAMIAGYVQIGFVETALETLRQMKLASVKPDSATFVSILPACAKMGVLEQGMDIHQRIMEGGFFSDIIVGNALVDMYAKCGSIDKAHRLFDKMPQKDVISWTAMIAGYAQNGFVEKALETFKQMQIAGIKPDSTTFASILPACAKLGALEQGMDIHQRIKDRGISSDVILTTALVDMYAKCGSINKAYALFDKMPQRNVVSWNAMIAGYAQIGLVEKALETFKQMQLAGVKPDSTSFVSVLPACARMGALEQGMDIHQSIMEGGFLSDIIVGNVLIDMYAKCGSIDKARELFDKMPERDVVSWNAMIAGYAQNGFCEAAFKIFKLMEDSRTYPDIVSFACVLCACSHAGLVDEGCTYFNRMSNLYCIAPTVDHYVCMVDLIARAGYLDETLNYIIKMPVKPVAVVWMCFLGACRLHTNIGLGVFTAMLLFHLDPKNTATYLLLSNIYAEVGRFDEVQKVRRLMKDRGIQKIPGCSWIESCKMVHAFCAGDRSHPQTQEIYAKLEKLAWEMKAAGYLPDSKHLLNDVEEEEKELFLCHHSEKLAIAFGLLNTSHGTTIRVVKNLRVCADCHTATKFISNIVGSEIIVRDVTRFHHFKQGQCSCGDYW, from the coding sequence ATGAACTCACCAGGAGTTGCAGGGGAGGATTCGCCGGTATTTGTAGACTGCACAGGTTCAACAGAATTACAGGTAATCTCATCTACATATTTTCGCTTACTGCGAACCTGTGTTCTCAAGAACTCGCTTTCACAAGGGAGAAAAAATCATTCTTTTATCTCTCGGAGGCGATTTGCATTTGCTATATGCACAACTTTTCATAATAACCTTATTAACATGTACACCAAGTGCGGAGCTTTGGTAGATGCTCGTAAAGTGTTTGATCACATGAAAATACGAAACACCGTCTCATGGAATACGATTATTGCAGCATACCAAAGACACGAGCATCCTCACGATGCGGTCCAACTGTTTCACCAAATGCAACGAAATGGTCTCCCACCCGATCAATTCAcatttgccagcgtactcccagcctgtgccaaaatgggagctttggaaatgggtgtggacatccatcaaagcataaaggatagcgGAATTTCGTCAGATGTTGTACttgcaactgccttggtagacatgtatgcaaaatgtggaagcatagacagggcacgtgaagtatttgacaaaatgcctgatAGAAATGTGGTTTCATGGAACGCCATGATTGCAGGTTATGTACAAATTGGATTTGTTGAAACAGCTTTAGAAACTCTCAGGCAAATGAAATTGGCAAGTGTGAAACCAGACTCCGCAACCTTCGTCAGCATCCTCCCAGCCTGTGCTAAAATGGGGGTTTTAGAACAGGGCatggatatccatcaaaggatAATGGAAGGGGGATTTTtttcagatattatagttggaaatgctctggtagacatgtatgcaaaatgtggaagcatagacaaggcacatagactgtttgataaaatgcctcaaaaagatgtcatctcatggactgcaatgattgcaggatatgcacaaaatggatttgtagaaaaggctttagaaactttcaagcaaatgcaaatagCAGGTATAAAGCCagactccacaacctttgccagtatCCTCCCCGCCTGTGCCAAactgggagctttggaacagggtatggacatccatcaaaggataaaggatagaggaatttcgtCAGATGTTATACTTACAactgctctggtagacatgtacgcaaaatgtggaagcataaacaagGCTTACgcactgtttgacaaaatgcctcaaagaaatgtggtgtcatggaatgctatgattgcaggatatgcacaaattgGACTTGTTGAGAAGGctctagaaactttcaagcaaatgcaattggcaggtgtaaagccagactCCACAAGCTTTGTGAGCGTCCTCCCAGCCTGTGCCagaatgggagctttggaacagggcatggacatccatcaaagcataatggaaggTGGATTTTTGTcggatattatagttggaaatgtgctgatagatatgtatgcaaagtgtggaagtatagacaaggcacgtgaactgtttgacaaaatgcctgaaagaGATGtagtctcatggaatgccatgattgcggGATATGCACAGAATGGATTTTGTGAGGCTGCTTTCAAAATCTTTAAATTAATGGAGGACTCTAGAACATATCCTGACATTGTAAGCTTTGCTTGTGTTCTATGTGCATGCAGCCACGCAGGTTTAGTGGATGAGGGGTGTACTTACTTCAATCGCATGAGTAACCTTTATTGCATTGCACCTACAGTTGATCATTATGTGTGCATGGTTGACCTTATTGCCCGCGCTGGCTATCTAGACGAAACCCTAAACTATATTATTAAGATGCCAGTTAAACCTGTGGCGGTTGTTTGGATGTGTTTCCTTGGTGCCTGTAGATTACATACGAATATAGGCTTAGGAGTATTTACAGCAATGTTGCTTTTTCATTTGGATCCTAAAAATACTGCAacttatcttcttctctcaaacATCTATGCAGAAGTGGGCAGGTTTGATGAGGTTCaaaaggtaaggagattgatgaaAGATAGAGGAATTCAAAAGATCcctggatgtagttggattgaaAGTTGTAAGATGGTACATGCTTTTTGTGCAGGAGATAGATCACACCCACAGACACAGGAGATATATGCAAAGTTGGAAAAATTGGCTTGGGAGATGAAGGCAGCAGGGTATCTTCCAGATTCAAAACATTTGCTTAATGAtgtggaagaggaggaaaaagaattaTTTCTCTGCCACCATAGTGAAAAGTTGGCAATTGCATTTGGTTTGTTAAACACTTCCCATGGAACAACTATTAGAGTTGTCAAGAACCTTCGAGTATGTGCTGATTGCCACACTGCAACGAAATTTATCTCCAATATTGTTGGAAGCGAAATTATTGTGAGAGATGTGACCCGTTTCCATCATTTTAAACAAGGACAATGTTCTTGTGGAGATTATTGGTGA